Below is a genomic region from Erigeron canadensis isolate Cc75 chromosome 7, C_canadensis_v1, whole genome shotgun sequence.
TTGTTCGTGATGTGGCACTGCTAATTGCATCCGAAGGCAATAACAAGTTTTTGGTGAAAGCTGGGCAGGGTTTAACTGAATGGCTACCAAGAGACACAAGCTTAGAAGCATATACAGGAATCTCAATTATTCATAATAAGATTCGTAAACTTCCTGATTATAAGGTAAACTTACCACACCTTGAAATTTTCCTTGAACAAGGCAATCGCCATTTATCAATGATTTCGGGTGAATTCATTGGGTGCATGAAAAAAGTTAAGGTTTTAGATATCTCATGGAATAGTATCGAATCCTTGCCACAATCCTTTCAACTCCTGAAAAAACTTCGTACGCTCGATCTTCGTGGAAATGAAACTCTACGTGAAATTTCAATGCTTGGGGAGTTACAAGACCTTGAGATTTTAATTCTGAATGAAACTGGAATCTCTGAAATTCCTAAAGAGATTGCCAAGTTAGTAAACTTGAGGGTGCTTCAAGTTCATGATTGTTGGAATTTATCTCACATAACAGAAGGTGTTATATCAGCGCTCTGGAGATTGGAAGAGTTATGTATTGAATTCAAGTTGAAGTTCATTGGAGCTTCTGATTGTATCGTTGAGGTAATGAGTTTGTCAAAACTCACATACTTGGACTTAACGGTTCCAAAGATTGATGATTTTCCAGCTCACGGACAAGGTTTTAATTCTGAAAAATTGAAAGGATTTGTGATACAGATAGGTGGTTTCCATCGGGGCAATAAGATCAGGAGGTCAGATCGTTATCTAACGCTTGATTGTAAACACCTTGTGATTCCATTACCAAGGTGGTTAAAGAAACTGATTGAAGACAGTCAGcctcatatatatctatatggaACTAGAAACTTAAATAATCTCATGCCGACCCTATATGAGGAAGGTTTCAAGAAGTTAGAGCATTTTCAATTGGAGCATTGTCGTAATGTGTCATGCTTAGTGGATGATGGTACAAAAAGGTGTGATGGGGATGAAAGGAAAACAGAGGAAAAGTATTTCAAAGAACTAAAACACCTTGAACTGATAGATCTAGTTAATTTGGAGGTGCTATGGAAATGCCGAGATGAATATATCAATCTTACTAACCTAGTCACTCTTCATATAACAAGTTGTGATAAGTTAGAAAAAGTATTCACAATGGGTGCAGCACAAGGCCTTTTCAATCTCAAGGAATTGAGAATTAAGAATTGTAAAAACTTAGAGGCAGTGATTTGGGGCGGAGATGATAAATCTAGAAATGTCATTATGTTCCCTTCCCTTGCCCAAATATCCCTTAATGGTGCATGGGGACTCAAGAGCTTCTACTCGGGTGGGAGTAAAAACTGTAGCATCAAATATCCATCTTTGGTGGATGTTAAAATCGAATTTTGTAGAAGCATGAAGATATGGGGACCTGGAATCCATGAAACACCCAATCTCAAGTCATTAGTGGTAAATGGTGATGTGCGAAGTTTAGAGCTGGATGGAGCTAATGCCATCAATTATGCTATGATACAAGGATAAGAGAAAGGTAATAAATTTAATTACTCTGTGATTGAATAATGATTAGTAAGTGCGAATTTGTATACAATTTCTgaaaatccaaattttgttgtatatattttatctttttgtttatttttcaatGATGATGTAGAGCAAATATGATGAACAAATTTTCCGGCTTTAAGGTTGATTCTTTAGGAAAGACGGAAAGTGTATATACATGACTTTTGAGTTAGGTATTCTTAAAATCATTGCAACTTAGCAAGTACTTCTCTAAGCTTGTGAAGTAGAGATTATGTATCCGAATTTGAAGAcattgtttgatgaaatgcgtAAATGAAATAATTGGTTTGCTAGTTTTATCTTAAGACCCTTTAATTAATCCACAATTATGACCTACCAAGTATTTAAGTTCAACCttgaataattttgtttgtattatagaTCCCAATTGTATTCTTATCCCATTTGTATTCAACATAAGCCTAAAAAAAAGGCACCAGGATCTGGAAGCAAAGTACTAGCCAATTTAAGAAAATATTGAACATTCAACATATCACATATGTTCCCGGACTAACAAAAACCAACAAAACTGAAGTCGCCAAACTCTCATCTTCTTTCTAAATAATCCAACACGCAAGAAAACCATAACTAGATCTTCACTCGTCTTCGTCTTCATCCTCATCATTGCCTCCAGCAGCAGCATTCAAAGCATTCAGCCTCTCAATAAGCTTTTGCTTCCTCTCATCATAAGTTAGCTTCTTCAGGTTATATCTAGCACAAGTAACACAACACCCAATAAGATGATACTCAAAAAATACAAGCTTTCAAGTGGTATCATTGCACACTTTCCTGTTTGCATAAAGATGTGTACTAGAGGTTGAGTAACGGGTTGGTTTCAGGTCAAAACGAACAAACTGTTGGTATCAGTAGTGTTGGATTGACCAAAAAAGAACTATTGTCCATAAGtttcaaagttttatatatgGTGCCAATATATAACGATAATACTTAAATTATCCACTGATAATCtaattatcttaataaaattattaggTCTTCTACATTGATAGAACACTTCACAGACTTTCAGCCATGTGACACATTTACTTTCAAAGCTATTTCTTTTAGAGCATTTAATCTTGAAGAATAAAAGATAATCCGAGataacccattcataagtaaattgGTGAAGATTGCCACCTCAagtaaaaaaaaggaaacagaAAAAGAACAATTGTTACCTCTTGTGCTCCTTGGGAGGCTGCTTCTTAGTTTTCTTTGGGCTAGGATCAGCACGAATAGCTGCATGAACCTTTTTGTAAATCTCTTCAATGTTGTCTGGTTCAACCCCAGCCTTTATGTATTCAGAAAAGTGTGTCTGATACTTCTCGGGTTCATCTTCCATTAAAGTCTGCATCAATTCAAGTATATATTCAGTTTTGAAGCACAGTGAGACTAATTTACTTGCTTTGATATCAGTTTACATGACatttatgataaagattgtgTGGACATGAGTTACCTACCCTCATGTAGGAAGCAACATGTCCCCCGTATATGTATTTGCGGTGAACATCAGCATCAAGTTGCTTTCCATCCTTGTTGAATCCAGCAAACCTCTTATCACTGTGAGGGATGTCGATTCCACCATCAAGTGCTCCCTGTAAAATGATTAGAGTCATAACAGGTAAGCTTTATAAGAGGTAAGACGATGTTAGTTTTGATTGACCTTCAAACTGTtggttttatttctttttcgttgatatttgtaaaaaaaaaaaatgaattatatacaattacaaaaaagatgaataatACACAATTACAAATTTATGTTACTAATACACCAATCtgtgtttttcttgaaaaaacaCATGACCATTTGggattaaataaaaaaaataacagatGAGTACTAGGTTTCTCCTTGCAGAAACGTAGTAACTAGTAAGAATATGTTTTATTACACCACTAAAGCTAAATGTAAAAAAactattacaattacaatattaaaacatataccTTGAGGGCACCAAAAACACGATTGCCAGTGGTTGTGCGGATAAGACCAACATCTAGGAGAGCACGGAAAGGCCTCCTGCTTTCTGCTGGTTCAACCGAGAAATCTTCACCAGTAGCCTGTCCAGAAAATCACTTGATTAACAACCACTCCATGGAATAAAAGCTCAATACTGTAGTTAAAAAACAACATCGATGCTGTATACCTCAACATTTCCCTGATACTCATCATCCATCTCAAGCTTTTTCAAAACTCGACGAGCCAACAAAAGTCCAGTACAATAAGCTAAATTGAAAACCAAAATTCAGTCTACTTTTCATTATATCAAAGAATTTTAAATGGCGGGAAAACAATACCTGCAGCATAGTTTGTAAGTCCAACTTTAAGTCCATATTGAGGCAGCTCATGAGCATAAGCAGATGCAAGAATCATGTCACCAGCAATGCTAGCTGACACAATTTGTGCAATAATATCCTTATTCGTAAATCGCACAACATAGCGGAACTTAGGAGTGTTGTACTTATTCTTGTCTTGATTGATCAGACGGATCCTTGCACGATAATCAGTCTTACCCTCTGCATCAATAATGGGGAGTAAAATAGAATTCAGTAACTAAATATAAGACGTACCAATTACTAAAAGACATGTAATCTTACGGTCTTACCTCTCCTTCTCTTAAACTTGACTTGAAACCTCTTGAAGTATGATCTCGACTTTTGTGCTTTAACAAAGGCCTTCCAAGAATAATACCACAAGAAATAAACTCGTTATGCAAGTTACAAAACGGATTAAACTGCTGACTAATAGGGTGTTTAGATGTGCACTTTTAGAATTAAGTATTGTAACTTCAATAACAAGAACATACAATCAGTGGTTTCATAATAAGCATACTTAGATAACTTTACTGCAAAATCCAAAATCCCAACAATCATTTAATTGTAACGAAACCATCAAAGCCAGATAAATGTAcccaaaaaagatatataatcaaGTTTTAAAACATCAATATCAGTCAAGTGTTACACAGCTATATATgctataaaaatatacattgaATGAGAAATTAACAACAGCTAAATGTAAACAACATCGATATACACAATTCCTCTAAAGCAGACTTTAACGCCAAGAATATAGTACACTAAAAAAAAGGCATCCCATCATGTCTTAAAAACCTAAGTCCTACTATCAATTTTATGAgggtttttgactttttggcTTATAAGCTTTTTTAAGGTGCTTATGAGCCTATCTCTGTTTTCACTCAAACAAATTATGAGCTTATTAGCCAAAATAAGCAAGCATTTGTAAATAAGCTAGCCTAATCACCTTtgattaacttctttttttggcTGACTGTTTtcagaaaaaaatataaaatcataatcCCACATCAAATTGATCTTATTTCTCCAAACCCCAGAAATTATTaatagattttaatttaatgtaagcccaaaaagAAGAAGCTAATATAACTATCAATATACacaaaaataatgtaattaCATAACCAAGAAAAGAATATAACATCATCTGCTAAAATATTTAAGAATcactatatagtatatatataataattatatatatatatttattatatcagAAAAATGAGAGAAATTTACCATGGCTGATGGGTGGGGGTGACTACAGAGGCAGGCAGTGGAGAAATAAAATTATGGCTTTCAGCACCCACAAAAAACCCTACACAATTTAGGGCTTATTGTTAGTTTGGTAAGTGTATCATTGACGACCTTTCATTCTTGATAGATGTCATATATAGTCcctagaatttttaattttttatggtCAGCATTAGACACAAGAAGTGTTCGTTCAAGATTATTTGTGTtgaaagtttataaattttggGACATAAAAACTTACCAACTTACCTTtccttttaaaagaaaatacaaataccttattctctctttctttctgcCAAaacaatacacacacacaaaatactCTCTCTTTTTATATACCAAAACAACACCCACCCAATTTATTTCCGTCAATAACCATCCCGGTCGTCCATCATTACCAAACTCCGtccattatatataaaacaaactgaccttcctattttaagaaattcaacacttttttttcaatattcccAAACTACCCTTAAATAACTTAagaaattcaacacttttttatattatatatatttttttataaagattatctacacctataaaaataaaaagtgttacacaatagttacatacgaaAGTATGAAATTGTACTTAATAAACACCTCTTATGGAAATTGTTATtagagattaccaaattagcccttaatgaattaatataCACAATAAACCTTTATCTTTGTAAATTACATTCTAATTTCTAAGTCTTTATCTCATAAAATATTTCCACTATTATccttacatcaacttacactactcgacaccaattgtcaaTGTCATCACCACtcatcaccaacaccactaaATTGCCGTCGTCGTtatcgtcgccgcattgcgtaggtaccatgctcgtttacATGAGCTAGAGAGCCccttcaccctcaatacctagtaggaggagaaacaccaactaaaccgcccgaagacacatcatttaattgggataaaaccatGTCACCTTTGCAgaactcaaacctgcttcactagAGGATTTTATTTGTGAAATACGTTAAAATGTTCTTCACATATCTTGAACTTGAGACATCCATCGTCAAAAAATTGGTGCCCAATCATTGAGCTATTAGGAGAGTATActttattatctatactattatataaaagaaatagcacCCTTTCTCATCAAATGTTGAAATGTAACCATACGAATGTACAAGAATGCCCTTcctttatttcaattaaaatgcattcctatttaaactattttcacAATTTCACTTGAATTGAATATCCACTAATATTGTTAATACGTGTATTTTTTGTTACTGTTGGTTGATATTGACGCTACGGTATCATCATGGTATCTCGCTTAATTAATTGTTCACTGATATTGTTTTTGATAATCATGACATCGAACGCATTGTCAATGGTATCCGCTGCAACGTGCGGTTACCATGCTAGTATTTACTAAACACCTTATCATTAGTAGAAATTACAGCCAATCAAAACCTGTATTACAAACACACCTATACATATGAAAGAAAAACACATTACGAGAATCAGAGCACGGCAGATAAAGGTATCATAAatcaacaaccactttatcactAGTTCacttctatttctttttctttgttttaatttgtttaaatatCAACTGAATAATATAGCTTCATATCcagtgttttagggtttttagtaATCTGTAATTTAAGATTGAATTATTACCTgtctttttctattttctcaATTAG
It encodes:
- the LOC122606901 gene encoding 60S ribosomal protein L5-like; amino-acid sequence: MAFVKAQKSRSYFKRFQVKFKRRREGKTDYRARIRLINQDKNKYNTPKFRYVVRFTNKDIIAQIVSASIAGDMILASAYAHELPQYGLKVGLTNYAAAYCTGLLLARRVLKKLEMDDEYQGNVEATGEDFSVEPAESRRPFRALLDVGLIRTTTGNRVFGALKGALDGGIDIPHSDKRFAGFNKDGKQLDADVHRKYIYGGHVASYMRTLMEDEPEKYQTHFSEYIKAGVEPDNIEEIYKKVHAAIRADPSPKKTKKQPPKEHKRYNLKKLTYDERKQKLIERLNALNAAAGGNDEDEDEDE
- the LOC122609315 gene encoding probable disease resistance protein At4g27220, giving the protein MAEIGTAVAERVVDSLFVVVKKEIGYMWNCSEYVENFRREAKELEVRRGKVQELVDIAIHKGDKLSYGVEDWVKEVDTELSKAGEFLQREANANKTCCKIGLCGNWGTLHHYGKTATKMAPSLLQLQARSSAYESCVSVETPPPGPLDVYQKKNLDDLDTHNSALGDIIKSLEDDSIQITGIYGLGGVGKTTLALEVAARFKKTSMFVDVAFTTISQKVDVEKIKKDIEYATKRIMKGDNILIILDDVWEKLNLEELCIPCGSEYMNCKILLTSRDRKVCKNMNAQSIIYVDPLPTAEAWILFKRVVGEKVETDANLNPVALKVVEECGGLPLLIQAIGNALKDENIESWNWALTQLQKHVPLDIDEEILKSFTHLKLSYDYLKSEEAKSCFLLCSLWEEDFNVSLEDLVFYGVGLEKFNDLDSIEDARGRVRNAVNTLTSSGLLLNSKQEGCTKMHDVVRDVALLIASEGNNKFLVKAGQGLTEWLPRDTSLEAYTGISIIHNKIRKLPDYKVNLPHLEIFLEQGNRHLSMISGEFIGCMKKVKVLDISWNSIESLPQSFQLLKKLRTLDLRGNETLREISMLGELQDLEILILNETGISEIPKEIAKLVNLRVLQVHDCWNLSHITEGVISALWRLEELCIEFKLKFIGASDCIVEVMSLSKLTYLDLTVPKIDDFPAHGQGFNSEKLKGFVIQIGGFHRGNKIRRSDRYLTLDCKHLVIPLPRWLKKLIEDSQPHIYLYGTRNLNNLMPTLYEEGFKKLEHFQLEHCRNVSCLVDDGTKRCDGDERKTEEKYFKELKHLELIDLVNLEVLWKCRDEYINLTNLVTLHITSCDKLEKVFTMGAAQGLFNLKELRIKNCKNLEAVIWGGDDKSRNVIMFPSLAQISLNGAWGLKSFYSGGSKNCSIKYPSLVDVKIEFCRSMKIWGPGIHETPNLKSLVVNGDVRSLELDGANAINYAMIQG